The Salvelinus sp. IW2-2015 linkage group LG8, ASM291031v2, whole genome shotgun sequence genome window below encodes:
- the hnrnph1 gene encoding heterogeneous nuclear ribonucleoprotein H isoform X2, whose translation MSDGEGYVVRVRGLPWSCSVDEIQRFFSDCKIANNGTSIHFTSTREGRPSGEAFVELENEDDLKIAVKKDRETMGHRYVEVFKSNNVEMDWVMKHSGSSSPETTGDGLVRLRGLPFGCSKEEIVQFLSGLEIVPNGITLPLDFQGRSTGEAFVQFASQDIAEKALKKHKERIGHRYIEIFKSSRAEVRTHYEPQRKPMGMQRPGPYDRPSGGRGYNMMGGRGGGSYDRARRGGYGGGVSDGRYGDSSSSFQSTTGHCVHMRGLPYRATETDIYNFFSPLNPVRVHVEIGPDGRVTGEADVEFATHEDAVTAMSKDKANMQHRYVELFLNSTAGGSNGSYGSPMQGGMGSQSSYSSGGLSSGYSGGYSSQGGYSDYIR comes from the exons ATGTCTGATGGAGAGGGTTACGTGGTGCGTGTGAGAGGTCTACCATGGTCCTGCTCTGTGGATGAAATACAGAGGTTCTTCTCAG ATTGTAAAATCGCCAACAATGGCACCAGCATCCATTTTACCTCCACACGTGAGGGCCGACCCAGCGGAGAGGCCTTCGTTGAGCTGGAGAACGAGGATGACCTTAAGATCGCTGTGAAGAAGGACAGAGAAACCATGGGCCACAGATatgtggaag TGTTCAAATCCAACAATGTGGAGATGGACTGGGTGATGAAACATTCTGGTTCAAGCAGTCCAGAGACGACTGGAGACGGCCTGGTCAGGCTCCGAGGCCTCCCCTTCGGCTGCAGCAAGGAGGAGATCGTCCAGTTCCTCTCAG GGTTGGAAATCGTGCCAAATGGGATAACATTGCCGCTGGACTTCCAGGGGAGGAGTACGGGGGAGGCCTTCGTGCAGTTTGCTTCACAGGATATAGCTGAAAAGGCTCTAAAGAAACACAAGGAAAGAATAGGGCACAG GTACATTGAGATCTTCAAGAGCAGCCGTGCCGAGGTGAGGACCCACTACGAACCCCAGAGGAAACCTATGGGGATGCAGAGACCGGGTCCCTATGACAGACCGTCTGGGGGCCGTGGGTACAACATGATGGGGGGCCGAGGAGGGGGCTCTTACGACAGGGCCAGACGCGGAGGCTatggtggag GTGTGTCTGATGGGCGGTATGGTGACAGTAGCTCCTCCTTCCAGAGCACCACGGGTCACTGTGTTCACATGAGGGGTCTGCCCTACAGAGCCACAGAGACTGACATCTACAAT ttCTTCTCTCCTCTGAACCCAGTGAGAGTGCATGTGGAGATCGGTCCAGACGGCAGAGTGACAGGAGAGGCTGACGTGGAGTTTGCTACACATGAGGATGCTGTGACAGCCATGTCAAAGGACAAGGCCAACATGC AGCACCGCTATGTGGAGCTGTTCCTCAACTCTACAGCAGGGGGCAGTAATGGCTCGTACGGCAGTCCGATGCAGGGGGGTATGGGgagccagtcctcctatagcAGTGGAGGGCTGAGCTCTGGATACTCTGGAGGCTACAGCAGCCAGGGAGGTTACAGTGACTATA TCAGGTAA
- the hnrnph1 gene encoding heterogeneous nuclear ribonucleoprotein H isoform X1 codes for MSDGEGYVVRVRGLPWSCSVDEIQRFFSDCKIANNGTSIHFTSTREGRPSGEAFVELENEDDLKIAVKKDRETMGHRYVEVFKSNNVEMDWVMKHSGSSSPETTGDGLVRLRGLPFGCSKEEIVQFLSGLEIVPNGITLPLDFQGRSTGEAFVQFASQDIAEKALKKHKERIGHRYIEIFKSSRAEVRTHYEPQRKPMGMQRPGPYDRPSGGRGYNMMGGRGGGSYDRARRGGYGGGVSDGRYGDSSSSFQSTTGHCVHMRGLPYRATETDIYNFFSPLNPVRVHVEIGPDGRVTGEADVEFATHEDAVTAMSKDKANMQHRYVELFLNSTAGGSNGSYGSPMQGGMGSQSSYSSGGLSSGYSGGYSSQGGYSDYSNQGGMSSSYYSGGGRGDRSSNGLGAGWGM; via the exons ATGTCTGATGGAGAGGGTTACGTGGTGCGTGTGAGAGGTCTACCATGGTCCTGCTCTGTGGATGAAATACAGAGGTTCTTCTCAG ATTGTAAAATCGCCAACAATGGCACCAGCATCCATTTTACCTCCACACGTGAGGGCCGACCCAGCGGAGAGGCCTTCGTTGAGCTGGAGAACGAGGATGACCTTAAGATCGCTGTGAAGAAGGACAGAGAAACCATGGGCCACAGATatgtggaag TGTTCAAATCCAACAATGTGGAGATGGACTGGGTGATGAAACATTCTGGTTCAAGCAGTCCAGAGACGACTGGAGACGGCCTGGTCAGGCTCCGAGGCCTCCCCTTCGGCTGCAGCAAGGAGGAGATCGTCCAGTTCCTCTCAG GGTTGGAAATCGTGCCAAATGGGATAACATTGCCGCTGGACTTCCAGGGGAGGAGTACGGGGGAGGCCTTCGTGCAGTTTGCTTCACAGGATATAGCTGAAAAGGCTCTAAAGAAACACAAGGAAAGAATAGGGCACAG GTACATTGAGATCTTCAAGAGCAGCCGTGCCGAGGTGAGGACCCACTACGAACCCCAGAGGAAACCTATGGGGATGCAGAGACCGGGTCCCTATGACAGACCGTCTGGGGGCCGTGGGTACAACATGATGGGGGGCCGAGGAGGGGGCTCTTACGACAGGGCCAGACGCGGAGGCTatggtggag GTGTGTCTGATGGGCGGTATGGTGACAGTAGCTCCTCCTTCCAGAGCACCACGGGTCACTGTGTTCACATGAGGGGTCTGCCCTACAGAGCCACAGAGACTGACATCTACAAT ttCTTCTCTCCTCTGAACCCAGTGAGAGTGCATGTGGAGATCGGTCCAGACGGCAGAGTGACAGGAGAGGCTGACGTGGAGTTTGCTACACATGAGGATGCTGTGACAGCCATGTCAAAGGACAAGGCCAACATGC AGCACCGCTATGTGGAGCTGTTCCTCAACTCTACAGCAGGGGGCAGTAATGGCTCGTACGGCAGTCCGATGCAGGGGGGTATGGGgagccagtcctcctatagcAGTGGAGGGCTGAGCTCTGGATACTCTGGAGGCTACAGCAGCCAGGGAGGTTACAGTGACTATA GTAACCAGGGCGGTATGAGCAGCAGTTACTATAGCGGCGGTGGACGAGGAGACAGGAGTTCCAATGGCCTGGGGGCAGGATGGGGGATGTAG